The DNA segment TCCAGAAGCCGTCGGCATCCTTTGCCGCCGTCTTCGTGGTGATATAGATGTGGTTGCGGATATCGCTCATGGCATATCCGATCTTTTCCTCGCTGTCGGAATACGCCCGCGCCGTGTCAAACAGCGTGATGCCGCCGTCGTACGCCTTTCTTAAAAGCTTTGCCGCCTCATCCTTTGTAATTCGCTGGATCGGAAGGGCGCCAAACCCGTTTTTGTTTACCGTAATCCCGGTCTTCCCCAATGTTACTGTTGTCATACTCCCATTCTCCTTTCCTTATCGAGCATCGCCTGAAGGGCCTCGTCGCTCTCCTCAATCCAGACGTCTTCCTCGTCCGCATTAAGCCCTAAAAACTGCGCCAGAGTCCTCTCATCGCCGCTGTTATTCCATTCCTCTATGTAATCGTCGATTTCCTCAAACTTTATGCTTCCTGCCAGATACTTTTCCCTGAACGTCATGTTCCTGCTCCTTCAGATTCTTGAGAATCGTGATTTCCTGATTGTCGATGTGTTCCCGTGCGGCTCTCCTGGCCTCATCCACATGGCGCTTCTCCAGCGCCCGGATAAGGTGGTCATGTTCCACCAGCAGAATCTGCCGCTTGTCCTCATCCTTGATATATTCCAGGCGGTAGCGGTACATCTGTTCCCGCAGGTTATTCAAAATCTGCACGAGCTTCTGGTTTTTCGTGCTGTTGTAGATGATGTCATGGTACCGCTCGTCTGTCTGGGCAATCCGCATGGCATCGCCCTCTGAAATGGCCGCGGCAAACTCCTCCTGGGTCTTTTTTAACTCCGAAAGCTCCTCCGGCTCCATCCGCTGGCACGCCAGGTCGATGGCAAGCTCCTCTAAGGAACGGCGAACCTCCAGTACATCCCGAAGGTTCTGTTCGGAAATCTTCGCCACCTCGGCCCCTTTTCGCGGGATCATCAGAACAAGCCCCTCTAACTCCAGCTTTCTTATGGCCTCGCGGATCGGCGTCCGGCTCACGCCGAGACGTTCCGCAAGCTGGATCTCCATCAAACGCTCCCCCGGAGCCAGCTCCCCCTTTAAAATTGCCTGCCTCAGTGTCTTAAAAACCACATCGCGGAGCGGCAGATATTCATCCATGTTGATCTCAAACTGATTCATCCTTTGTCACTCCCCTTTTGTTTTCCGTTCCTTCTGTTAAAAAATCCCGTCACATACACCTGCTTGGAAAGCTTGCCGCCCTCCGCCTGCTTTAATGCTCCGGCAGCCTGTTCCGCCGCCGTCCTGTCCTTAAAAAGCCCGAACACAGTAGGGCCGCTGCCGCTCATCAGCACGCCGTCGGCGCCGTTTCTTCGCATGATGTCCTCAATCCGTCCGATTTCCGGGTGTTCCGGCGCCGTCACGCTCTCCAGGACATTTCCCAGCCTTGCGATTACGCCGTCCAGATCGCCTTTTTTAATGGCACTTACCATGCCGTCGATGTCCGGATGCTCTTCGGGACGCAGCTCATTGGCCCTTAGCTTCCCGTAGACGGCCTTCGTCGACACGCCGATCTGCGGCTTTGCCAGCACGACGCTGCACTGGGGCATGGGCGGAAGCGGCGTCAATATCTCTCCGATGCCCTCCGAAAGGGCCGTTCCGCGCATAATACAGTAGGGCACGTCCGCCCCAAGCTTTACTCCGCGCTCCATAAGCTCCCGCTTTGTGAGCCCTAGCCCGAACAGGCGGTTCACGCCGATTAAGACAGCCGCCGCATCCGTGCTTCCGCCGGCCATCCCGGCTGCCACCGGGATCACTTTTCGGATCTGGATTTTCAGCCCGTCACGGATCCCGAATTCATCCATCAAAAGCTTCGCCGCCCGGAACGCCAGGTTCCCCTCGCCGTTCGGCACATAGGGGAGGTTTGTCTCCACCGAGAGCCCCTGCCCGCCGGTTTCCATCCGTATGGTATCATGGACTCCGACGGTCTGCATAATCATGCGTACCTCATGGTACCCATCCTCGCGTTTCCTCACCACATCCAGTCCAAGATTGATTTTTCCATATGCTTTCAGTTCCAGACGTTCCGCCATATTCCACACTCCTTACTAAATGTTAGTATATCGGATATGCCAGGCATTTGACAAGTCTTTTCCTCAGTTTTCTCGTTTCATTCCCAGGGACGCGGCGACAGATTCCGACGCAAGATTGTCTTTTGCGATCCTCGCCGTGACATGGTCTGCGAAAAGATCTTCTTTTGCATAGGAAAGAATGGCATTGCACACCTCTTTTGCAAAGCCTTTCCGGCGAAACGGCACAAAAATATGATAGCCAAGCTCCAGCTCGGCCGAATCAGGCGGCGCATCTTCCCAGGAAATCCCATAAACCATCTTCCCGTCTGCTTCCTCCGGAACCCGAAGCCCCGCGACGCCGATGAGCTCGCCGCTTTTCTTTTCCACGATCCCCCAGAATCCAAAGCCGTAAAAAGCATACTGATTCTTTGTGTAAACTTCCAGTTCCTCCGGCGAAGAAAACGAGAGCCCCACCTGATTGTCCCAAAGCTCCATAAAATCCTCGCCGCGAAGCTCTCTGACAATCGTCCGTTTGGTCTCGCAGATTTTCCATGGGAGCCCCAGATGGCGCCTCGCCACACGCTCTAAAAATTCTTCGTCGGCGTCCTCCGGCTTCTCTACCAGATAGACGGCCGGCGAGAGGTCTTTTTCCGGATGACCGGAGTCCCACAAGCCAACAATGGCTCTCCCGGCCGCTTTCGCAGCCAGAAGAGCCTCTTTTTCATCGGAAATCAAAATGGGAACGTCCCTGTTATTTACTTTTGCGGTTCTGATCTCCTGCATGAAGTCTCCTTTTTAGCACTTCTCCGGTTCCGGATAGGAAACGCCGAAGGTCTCTGCGGTGATCTTCTTAATCTTCTGCTCCTTCATGGGACGGTCGCTGTAATCCGTCCGCACTTCGGCGATGCGGTTCACCACGTCCATTCCCTCAATCACCTGCCCGAAGGCGGCGTACTCGCCGTCAAGGTGCGGGGAAGTCTTGTGCATGATGAAGAACTGGGAGCCTGCGGAGTTGGGGTTCATGGCACGGGCCATGGAAAGCACGCCCTCCGTGTGGGCCAGATCATTCTGGAAACCGTTGTGGGAGAACTCGCCCTTGATACTGTAACCCGGGCCGCCCATGCCGGTTCCCTGCGGGCAGCCACCCTGGATCATGAAACCGCGGATGACGCGGTGGAAAATCAGTCCGTCGTAAAAGCCCTTGTTTACCAGGCTTAAAAAGTTATTTACCGTATTGGGAGCCACCTCCGGGTAAAGCTCCGCCTTCATCACATCGCCGTTTTCCATCTCGATGGTGATAACTGGATTCTGCATGCTATCTGTCTCCTTTTAAAGAATTTCTTATCTTCTGTTTATTTTAGCAGAGGAAACGGCGGTTGTCCAGACGGTTAAGGCCCTAAGTAGATATTTCCCACAAGAATTAAGGAAAGCCCGTATTCGCTTACCGTTCCGTAAGCCGTTCCATCCGCATCTGTCCTGGCAAAGAACCCGGAATCACTCTGAAGCTCATAAACCGTATCGCCGATTTCGATCCGGACGTCATAGGCGGCCGGATCCTCCGGAGAATCAAGTGTTTCTTCCTTAAGCGCAGTTTCAAAGAAATATAGTGCATAGCCGCAGGTGCTTTTATTGAGCTTGGTTTCTTCTCCCGTTGCCGGAACGTAAGCCGTGCCGGAATAGCCCGGGTCATCGGTATTAAGCCGCACACTCTCAGCCAGTCCGGAAAGGCTCTGGAAATCAATGGTACCCTTTGGCCCTTCGATTTTCGCAAGCGGGAGCCGGTTCGCATCGCTGACCGCAATATACTGCTTTTCCCCGTCAGTGATGCCCTCGATGCCATCATAGACCGAAAGCTTCACCTCTGTCTCACCGCTCCGGATCTTGAAGTCAGCATTCGCTCCTCCCTCTCTTTCGCAGTCCTCCCATTCACTGAGATCTGCTGCATACAAAAGATCCAGAATGGCATTCTTTTCTTCCTCGCTCGTCTTAATCGTGATATCGTCAAGGCCATTTCGGCCGATTACGACCAGAACCTCATCGACATCATCCCTCTCAAACAAAAGCTCACTCAGGTTCCCGACCGGGGCAGCAGGCGGAACCTTTGGCGTCTCCGGCACCGATTTTTTCGTTTCTTCCGTCTCACCGGCAGTTTCTTTTTCCGGCTCTTTTTCTGTTTCGCCGGAAATTTCCCCTGCCGTCACCGTTTCTGCCTCCGCAGTCTTTTCTGTTTCACCCGCTGTCACAGAAGGCGCTTTCCCGTCCTGTCCGGACGAGGCATTCCCGCAGCCTCCCAAAAGCAAACAAAGCGATGCCAGCAAAAGAAATACCTTACTTTCCTTCTTTTTCATAACTTCCTCCTGTTCTGCCAGGTTCACAGCGGCCAGACACACTTAAACGGTTACTCCCCCGCCAGCGCAAAATCCACGCTCACCTGCGCGCTCACTTCCATCTCCCCGGGCATCACGGCCATGTCCATGGTCGCTGCCGCAGTTTCCGCCACGGCGCCTGCGCCGGATTCTAAGTTTATGCCGGAAGCGATGTATCTTCCCGACTGGCTGTCGCTGTACTCCTGCATGCTCACGATGGCGCCGAGCTTCTGCCCACCGGCCGCGGCCAATGTCTCCGCCTTTGCGCGGGCGCTCTCCACTGCCATTTTTAACGCCTCCTGATAGCACTCATCGTACTTGCTGGAAAAATAGGAAACGTAATAGATCTCGTTGGCGCCCGTCCCCACCGTATCGGAAATCAGACTGCCCAGATCATCCACCGGCACATTCGTGAGCGTCAGCCTGGTCGTCATCTCATATCCCACAAGCTTCTGGGTATTCCCGCTCCAGTCATAGCGCGGGTTCAGGGAAAAATCAGACGTCTGGATCGAACCTTCGTCGTACCCAAGTCCCTTTAAATACTCGATAACTGCATTTAATTTTTCCGTGTTCTCCTGCTGGCATACGGCCGCATCTTCATTTTCCGTCGTGATCCCGTAGACGATTTTTGCCATGTCCGGCACCACTTTTACGGTTTCGCGGCTTACGACGTTTAACGTGCCTTCTCCGTTTTCTCCTACGTTCTGAACCTTAATGACCTCCGGAAGGCTCGCGGAAGCCTGGCTCGCACAGGCCGACAGAAAGACTGCGCCGGCCGCAATGGTTCCAAGAATGATAATCAAATGGCTTCTTTTCATAATATCTCCTCCTAAAAGACGCGCTGCATAAGCAGCCATGTTTCCTTTTTCTGTTATATTCATTTTAGCAGGAAATCCTTGCGTTCCGCAGTCTTTTCTCTTACGTTTTCATGTCCGAATTGTTAAAATCTGCTATCCTTTCCTTAAATTTCTTCCAGTTTCGGGATTGACGGCCCGGCGCCGGGACGGGTCACGGCGATGGATGCTGCCTTTGCCGCCAGGGACATGGCCTCTTTTACCGGCATACCTTTGGAAAGCCCTGCAATCAGGTAGCCCGTGAACGTGTCTCCGGCCGCCGTCGTGTCCACGGCTTTCACCGGAAAGGCCGGCTGGAACATGCATGTTCCGCCCTTTTGATAATAAGCGCCCTTTTCACCCAAAGTCAACACCACGGCGGCATCGGGAAATTTTTCAAAAAGCGCCGCAAGCATGGCTTCCGGCTCCATGCCGCCCGTACTTCCCGTAAGCTGTGCCGCCTCCACCTCATTTAAAAGGAACGTCCCCACAGCCTCAAGAGGACAGGCAAAAACAGCCTCGTCCATGGGCGACGGGTTGAAGGCAATCTGCATCCCCTTTTCTTTCGCCCGCTCCATAATATAGGGAAGCCCGTTCACCTCATTCTGAAGGACGAGGAAATCGCCGGGGCCAAAACCGGAAAGGGCCCGGTCTGCCTGTTCCCTCGTAATCGTCCGGTTGGCGCCGCCGTAAAGCAGGATACAGTTGTCGCCGGCCGCATCATTCTGGATAATCGCGTTTCCCGTCCGCTCCTCCTCTCGGATTTCAATAAGCTCCGTCCGGACACCGGCTGCCTTCAGTTCTTTTATGAGGAACAGCCCGTCCTCCCCGACAGCTCCGGCGTGCCAGACAGACGCCCCGGCCCGCGCCAGCGCAATGGACTGGTTCATGCCTTTTCCGCCGCTGTAAATTCGCAGGGAATCGGCCGCAAGCGTCTCGCCTTTCTTCACGAAATGGCGGACACGGTATGTAAAATCAATGTTCAGGGAACCAAAACAAAGTACCTTCATCTGAGGCCTCCTATCTTTTTCAATCGTATTTCCATTATACCATGTCCGCTATGCGGCCATGGGCCTCCGGCGGAATCTAGCGCCCGGATTTCCGCGGCGGGCGCGGAAACCGGCATGCACAGGTATAATGACCGCTATGCGGTCATTATACCGCAGAACCGCCTATCTTTCACTGTTTTTCCAAAAGAAACCTCTTGCATTTCTCCCGCAGATATGCTATACTTCCGCATAGTTAGTTTTTGCTAACTGCAAGTTGTAATCTTTCTTCTTTCTATCCATACGAAAAGGCCCGCTGGCGTCCATACCGCCAGGCGGGCCTGTCCTCATTCATGCAGCCCTGTATAAGCAAAATCAGGATATTTTCTGTAATTCCCTCTGCAATTCTTCCCGGTAAATATCCGCGATATATGACGGGCCATTCCACCACAATTTTGAAGACTCATCATATAACAGCGCGCCTGTTTTCGATGCTACGAATGCATTCAGCAGGCTTGTGGAATTTCCGCCGGGATTTTTCTCCAGTTCTTCTACTACAAGCGTTACCAAAAGATCAATTGCATATTCTTTTTGTTCCTGCGATACGTCAATCATTTTCTCCATATTCTTTCGCTCCCCACATAGTTCAGACAACTAATTGCGCGTTCTGTCCGGAAACAAAATTGATCTTTCAACCGTTCTGGCAAAAGTCTGCTGATACAAAACCTGTCTGCTTCTTCACTACCAATACTTCCATATACTCCTGACAGATAGGCGACAATCGTAAAATTCGTTGCATCATCCGCTATTTTCCCCGCAACAATATCATACTGATTTATCTGTTGTCTTACTTCTGGGAACGTTCCTTCTTTTCTGTGAGCCACTACACAGTGCAGCCATTCTGTATCTGCTTCTGTGAAGATGTGCAAATTTAGCTTTTTTGTTGGAGTAAAACAGTAAGTTGACACAACGCCGTACTCCTGTTCCTCAGAAATAATTCCCTGACTTTTTGCTTTCTTGAGGGCTGTTCCAATGAATTTTTCTGCCTGTTCTTTTGATGTCGTCAGATAAAATCCTTTTCCAAAATCTTTGTGAGCGGCGCATTTTGAAATATCAGGGACTGCCACTTCACAATAACTGCCGTGATAAAGAAACATTTCATTCCCCAAGCGCAGCAACAATATCTACCCCCTTGCTTTTCAGTATTTCTTCCAAATCGCAAAATACTGCCTGGTCACTCTCCGTATGGAATGTTTCAAAACATGCTTCAATCAGTTCCAGAAGGCCGTATTTGTTTAGGAGCTCATTGGCTTTTTGGATATCTGTATTCCATTTTTTCGCAGCCAGGCGAATGATCCTCGCCTGCATAAATATGATCTGCGTTTTCTCGCTCATGCTGATTCCTTCTTCCTATAATTTACTGTTGCCATACACAAATTTTTCCATCCGACATAAAAACTCCCATTTTAAGATGGGGACTGCATTATATGTCCTACACTCCTATTATAGCAAACTGCATATGAGAAGGCCACTGTATTTTTACGCATTGCTCTTTCTTGTACTATCTGCCTGTTATCATGGCAGGGGGG comes from the Eubacteriaceae bacterium Marseille-Q4139 genome and includes:
- a CDS encoding GntR family transcriptional regulator produces the protein MNQFEINMDEYLPLRDVVFKTLRQAILKGELAPGERLMEIQLAERLGVSRTPIREAIRKLELEGLVLMIPRKGAEVAKISEQNLRDVLEVRRSLEELAIDLACQRMEPEELSELKKTQEEFAAAISEGDAMRIAQTDERYHDIIYNSTKNQKLVQILNNLREQMYRYRLEYIKDEDKRQILLVEHDHLIRALEKRHVDEARRAAREHIDNQEITILKNLKEQEHDVQGKVSGRKHKV
- a CDS encoding 4-(cytidine 5'-diphospho)-2-C-methyl-D-erythritol kinase; translated protein: MAERLELKAYGKINLGLDVVRKREDGYHEVRMIMQTVGVHDTIRMETGGQGLSVETNLPYVPNGEGNLAFRAAKLLMDEFGIRDGLKIQIRKVIPVAAGMAGGSTDAAAVLIGVNRLFGLGLTKRELMERGVKLGADVPYCIMRGTALSEGIGEILTPLPPMPQCSVVLAKPQIGVSTKAVYGKLRANELRPEEHPDIDGMVSAIKKGDLDGVIARLGNVLESVTAPEHPEIGRIEDIMRRNGADGVLMSGSGPTVFGLFKDRTAAEQAAGALKQAEGGKLSKQVYVTGFFNRRNGKQKGSDKG
- a CDS encoding GNAT family N-acetyltransferase, which gives rise to MQEIRTAKVNNRDVPILISDEKEALLAAKAAGRAIVGLWDSGHPEKDLSPAVYLVEKPEDADEEFLERVARRHLGLPWKICETKRTIVRELRGEDFMELWDNQVGLSFSSPEELEVYTKNQYAFYGFGFWGIVEKKSGELIGVAGLRVPEEADGKMVYGISWEDAPPDSAELELGYHIFVPFRRKGFAKEVCNAILSYAKEDLFADHVTARIAKDNLASESVAASLGMKREN
- a CDS encoding peptidylprolyl isomerase, with the translated sequence MQNPVITIEMENGDVMKAELYPEVAPNTVNNFLSLVNKGFYDGLIFHRVIRGFMIQGGCPQGTGMGGPGYSIKGEFSHNGFQNDLAHTEGVLSMARAMNPNSAGSQFFIMHKTSPHLDGEYAAFGQVIEGMDVVNRIAEVRTDYSDRPMKEQKIKKITAETFGVSYPEPEKC
- a CDS encoding SIMPL domain-containing protein — translated: MKRSHLIIILGTIAAGAVFLSACASQASASLPEVIKVQNVGENGEGTLNVVSRETVKVVPDMAKIVYGITTENEDAAVCQQENTEKLNAVIEYLKGLGYDEGSIQTSDFSLNPRYDWSGNTQKLVGYEMTTRLTLTNVPVDDLGSLISDTVGTGANEIYYVSYFSSKYDECYQEALKMAVESARAKAETLAAAGGQKLGAIVSMQEYSDSQSGRYIASGINLESGAGAVAETAAATMDMAVMPGEMEVSAQVSVDFALAGE
- a CDS encoding ribokinase produces the protein MKVLCFGSLNIDFTYRVRHFVKKGETLAADSLRIYSGGKGMNQSIALARAGASVWHAGAVGEDGLFLIKELKAAGVRTELIEIREEERTGNAIIQNDAAGDNCILLYGGANRTITREQADRALSGFGPGDFLVLQNEVNGLPYIMERAKEKGMQIAFNPSPMDEAVFACPLEAVGTFLLNEVEAAQLTGSTGGMEPEAMLAALFEKFPDAAVVLTLGEKGAYYQKGGTCMFQPAFPVKAVDTTAAGDTFTGYLIAGLSKGMPVKEAMSLAAKAASIAVTRPGAGPSIPKLEEI
- a CDS encoding DUF3990 domain-containing protein translates to MFLYHGSYCEVAVPDISKCAAHKDFGKGFYLTTSKEQAEKFIGTALKKAKSQGIISEEQEYGVVSTYCFTPTKKLNLHIFTEADTEWLHCVVAHRKEGTFPEVRQQINQYDIVAGKIADDATNFTIVAYLSGVYGSIGSEEADRFCISRLLPERLKDQFCFRTERAISCLNYVGSERIWRK
- a CDS encoding DUF3791 domain-containing protein, producing the protein MSEKTQIIFMQARIIRLAAKKWNTDIQKANELLNKYGLLELIEACFETFHTESDQAVFCDLEEILKSKGVDIVAALGE